In the genome of Peromyscus eremicus chromosome 1, PerEre_H2_v1, whole genome shotgun sequence, the window tttttgcaaaaaaagTGTACTAGGTCCTCATTTGTCTGCTCCTAAGTGCCTCATCTTAGACTCAATTGCCTATTTCTCCTGATTTCCTGACAGTTTCTCAGTCTTTTTGTTCAAGATCTTTGTAGTACTTCTGGCTGAAATTTGGGTCTTTAGATCTTCCTCTTGCGGTTACTTAGCCACCTGCAGATGATGCTGTTCCACATAATTATGCTGAATGTTTGATCCCAGTGAAGCTCAACCTCTTGTTCCTTCAGGTTATGGGCCATGGTGTGGTTCCCCAGCACAGCAAACTCTTCACATACTTTCTTAACACCGTGGAACCATCAATGTTCACATTGGTCATGGTGGCTGCATTGTCTCTGCTGCATGATGATGCCGGTGCACTCCTCTCCTTCTGGCCAGCAGCAGACACCCATTTGCCCCATGGCTGTGATGACATGGAATCTCCTGAGGCCAGAATTGGTATGTAGAATTCTATTGTGTGCATAACAGTTCATTGATGATGGGCCACCATTGGGCATGTCTCAGTAGCCCACAAGTTAATGATCCCATGATTGATACTGGATGATGTCAAAAGTAAACTCATATGTATGGTTATTCTTAAAAGTCAAATTACTGGAACCCAGTGGTATTTTCCTCTTCTGCATTAGCATGTCTGTTGTCCGTATTCAGATTTTTTATAGGCAGGCAagttgagacttcatgggtgcagcttccccaACATTTTTAGGAGATGCAGTCTCACAGCACATATATATTCCTCtcactcctacaatctttctgacTCCCCCAGCACaatattccctgagccctgagtgcAGGAGCTTTATTGTGGGTGTACAAGTATGGCTTGGCAAAACACCGCATATTGTGCTCTGTGTTTTGGttaggttctttttttcttctttttgcctttttattAGCTGTGTTTTTTTAATGCTCTACTACTTTTGCAATgagaagttgttttttttcctgttagttGTTAAAACCATGAATGATGACAGAATTGCTGTGAGTATGGAAAAATAATATCTAATTGATTATCCAGCACCAAGTGATGAAAACTGAAAtcaaatacatagaaataaatttatacagactgagaagattttatatataaacacacagaggccatgaattagagatgaaatgtttgtgtgtatacatgggagtggtaggagggaagaaaggcatgataatgcaattataattttatttcaaaagttaAAGAGATGGAACTACAGATTACAAAAATTACTTTAGATTACACAAATGGAATTGTAATTATACTAATTTTTTCTCAGAATAGTTAAATACTGAATAGAATGTTGGAAAAACAGAAGCAGTGTATGTTAACTGGTGTGTAGGGTTATGTTTCCTTCACTTAAACAGATGCAACCCTTTCAACAATATTTGTTGTGACATTCACAGAAATTTACAGGACATGAGATCATGGTTTTTCTATAAGCACATCCAAATTCGgtattttcaaaattttcttccttcattttatactgatttttattttgtttcgtttatttatttttttcatgttttattagcatacaaatatcAAGCATCCTAAAGGCATTTTCATACTTACTGTTTTGATTGGCCcaacccctcccctttccccgtttctcttctctcctcccagttcatGGGGTCCTTTGTACATTATTCCTTCTTTCactttcaaaacacacacacatgtattgcTTTACTGTCCCCACCCTACTCTGAGACATTCCTTGGGGCCCCTTTCGAGTCTCCTGGAAACTACCCACACTTactcccacacaaacacacatttctaAAAATTGAAAGCTATGAAATCATACTTGGAACAGTGCTATCTGTTCTTCTTTGCCTGTATAACATCACTTAATTGAGTAGCTTCTAGTTTGGGCTGCATCTGTTCCCTAGGGTGTTCAGCGCACAGGGAAGTGCAGACTGTGTTTGGTAGTTCCTAAATTTGTTTACCTTCCCACTCTGTTTAAACTACTTCAGACGCCAGGATTAACTGCCAATTCTGCCTCAGTTTTTGATCGTCCAGCTGACTGTCCCTCCATGTCTGATGAATGTGAGAGATAGATAACACTGCCCTCTGTGGGCTGCAGGATTCAGCCTGGTGCTGATTCACAGCTGCTACTCTCCGCTTCTGCAAAGGAATCTCATCCAATTTAAGAGTGGTTTACAGACACTTTCTCTTACAAAAAAAGAGTGTGGTGTCTGGAGAGTTTCATCCAACTTCACTGCAGTGATGGGCTCTCTAACACACTTCTATCCTATCACTTCCACTATAGACTTCTGAGTGGTCCCTGATTGTCCCAGACACAATTTCAATGGATACACTAAACATTTCCCCAGTAGCTATCATTTGCCAGATATTGTCATTACCTTTGATCCTTCTACTGTCATATTTTgcctatttttaatttattgttcatTCTGTGAGATTTCAGCACACCAGATGTTCCCTTGACTCTAACAGTCCTGACATGAATTGgacacatatgtgtgtgagtgtgtgagtgtgtgtgtgtgtgtgtgtgtgtgtgtgtgtgtgtctgtgtttgaggTGTGACTTTTTATATGAGCTAGCTCATAACTTAATATGGTGTAGGTTGTGACTAGAAccaacattttaattaattttcatatCTTAGACTGTTGTGGAGTAAAGATCACTGACCCTGACTAAcatccatattctttttttccatgtttttattaagaaattttctactcaccctacatactACCCACAAatctcacctcctccctcctcccttctcctaccCTGCAGCCCTCTCTCTCAAGCCACTCCCACACCCCTACATCCtctaaatcaaggtctcccatggggagtcagcagagcccagcacactgtgctgaggcaggtcaaagcccctccctgccacaccaaggctgtgcaaggtgccacACCGCAGGcaatgggctcccaaaagccatgcaccagggatggatcccaacaCCCCGCCCCCTGCCACGCGGGTGTCCCCTAAATAGTTTGAGCTAAACAAGTCTTCTGTATCCAGACGGCCTAGTCCAATTCTAAGGAGGATgcacagccactagtccacagttcatgggtctccacaagtgtggccagtcatctctgcaagtCTTCCCTTCATGATCTCCACATCCCCTGCccgcagaatccctcctctctcccttctactGGATTCCCAGAATTTAGCCTGGCTCCCGGCTGCAGATCcctacatctgcctccatcagtcactggacaaaggctctatggtgacagttagggtattcactagaccggtcaccagagtagaccagtccaggcaccccctCAATCACTGCCAGCAGTCTAAGGTGGCGTCATCCTTATGGTAAAATCCATAATCTAAGTCTGTATTTAGAAGGCTTGGTGACTCtctacagaaaaaaaacactTCTCACAGAGCAGCTTAGAATATCTTTTACATGGAACCTGTGAAGACAAAGCATTCAGAAAATCAACATTCTGGTTGGCACTTGGAAGGGGGAAGCAAGGCAAGCAAGCAATTTTAGAGATCCCAAATATTTCTGTCAGCTGGGGAACTTCAGCCCCGACTGTTTTAACAGAGTTAGGTACTTTCCCAGCAGACTTTTAATGGCATGGTTAGAGAAGGAAGAATCAATTTCAGGCTAAACCAGATATGGCTGCATCTGAGAAAAGATACAGGAACCTTTGTGCTGCCAGAACATATAGATATTCTCTCAGCCATATACATTTCTCATTACTATCTCTTGATTTAGATGAGATATAAGGGTCACCCTGCCCAACCTTAATAcatgggaggtgcttagtcttactacaccTTGATAGGCCACTTTTGTTGATACTCATTGGACATCTGCCCTTTcttaaacagaaaggaagaaggagtgGTTTGAGGATGGAAAAAGAGGGGAGTGGGTGGAAGgtactaggaggagaggaggaaggggaaactgcatccatataaataaatgaatataaattaattaattgattgattaaaaaataatggctttattaaagaaaactgacaatgctccagtgcGTATATAGGCAACACAACTTGGACTTGTtatttgttatcttttttttttcttgtcattggtGGAATTCACAAGGAAGTGTGGTGGACACGGGAAacttccaaataatcaataaaattactatgttggaaaaaaataattgtattatttAAGTTTTGTGGTTGTCAATGAAGTTGATTTCTTTTGCAACCTGACTATCAAATATGAGTATATTCTGAAGGTCTTACATTATGTTTGTTTATACTGCCTGCcactcttctttgtttctcacAGGTAAACATCCCATTATGCTCAGTGCTGCATTTTCTAGGAAACTTTAGGCCTCGGCTTCCATAGTGTATTCACTCTGAAGTATTGAGAAATCACAGAGTAACATACATGGAAAGTAACCACCCCTGTCAaagttttgagataaagtcttttTATGTGGTCAAGCCTGGTCTGGAATTCCCGAGTTTAAAGGACCTTCTGTTTCAGCCTCTCTGTAGCTCTGTGGATTAATGGTGTCTTCCTTCACCAAGGCTACAATAACTTGCCATTTTTCATTTGACCTGAAAAATAGTGTGGCCATATTCTAAAGGAAATAGTGCTGAAACACAGAATGGACTTCTGGAATCTGACAATCAGAATCATCTTCTTATCACAAATTACCATTGGAATTATGGGAAATTTCTCTCTTATGTTCTACTACCTTGTCCTTTACTACAGAGAATGCACATTAAAGCCCACAGATTTGATCCTTGTGAATCTAATGGCAGCCAATGTCTTGATCATTCTCTGTGTGGGAGTGCCCCAAACAATGGCAGTTTGGGGATGGAAGCAGTTCTTGAATGATTTTGGATGCAAGATTCTATTGTACATTCAAGGATTTAGTCGAAGTGTGTCCATTTGGACAACTTGCCTATTGAGTGTCTTCCAGGCAATGACTATCAGTCCCAGGAAATCGTATTGGAAGGATTGTAACATTAAAGTTGCAAGGTATATTGGCTGCTACATTGCCTTCCTCTGGGTCTTGAATATgttgataaattttattttctttaggtaTCCATTTTTCAAAATGAATAGCAAAAACATGACAAGAAAACGAGAATTTGGATTCTGCTCTATTGTAGGACATGATGAAATCAGTGACTCACTCTATGCAACGTTGGCAATGTGCCCTGAATTCTTCTTATCTCTGCTCATTGTCTGCTCCAGTGCCTCCATGATTGTCGTTCTGTACAGACACAAGCAGAGGGTTCAGCACATCTGTAGTTCTCATGGTTCCAGAAGAAACATGGTTGAGTCCAGGGCCACCCAGAATATCCTTGTCTTGGTGTCTACCTTTCTGGCTTTTTATACTCTCTCCACCATCTTGCGAACCTGCATTGCTCTTTTGTATAGTCACAATTTATGGCTGGTGAACATCACTCACCTCACTTCTCTGTCTTTTCCCTCTTTTGGACCCTTTGTTCTTAAAAGTCATTACTCCATTGTGTCCAGGTTCAGTTTGGCCTGGCTAAGAAAAAAAGTCATCTcctaattttattataaatatgtaaaatataactGTTTCACATTATCAAATTGTGTACTCAATTATCAGCCTAAGAAATCAGTAAAGAACTTTAAGTAAGTAGCAACTTGTTTTCCTAAGGTTAACCAAAGTGAGTATGGGATCTTTGTCAGCTGGTTGAACTAGCAGAATACATGAGTTGTTCATACTGTGTTTGGCCCATTGTAGTCTTCAATTTTCAGACAGAAGAGTTATTCCTTTGCCTAGATGATGTGCAAAGAAGCTAGTAAACTGGCTGCAAATACATCTGTCTTTCTTATGGCTTTCATCCTATCAGGGAATCTTGACTACTTGACTGCTGCACAGACACCTTGTGAATATTGTACTCTAACTGCAAGCCAAACTGAAATCATGAATGGCCATGAACTTGTGCTTCAAGTGGCCCTTCCCATGACAGCTGCTCTAACCTGCACTGGGACCAGAAGTCTTCTTCAGTGATAATTTCCCAGATACTATGCATGTTTTAGAAAAATACTATTTGGCTGTTCTTAACCTTAACTCTTCTTAACAGTCTATAACAAAGTCTGGAAAGATGGGCATCTCCTCTAGCAACAATGGACCAAAATTGTCGTTCATATCTTTCACCTTTTatccaaataaattaaaaatgaatgatgtTTTTGAGGTGTTCTTGAATTTTGTTTGCTAGGATTTTATCACCTTTTATTTAACATACATGGTTTTTCCTCATACTATGTAATCTGaatacagtttcctctccctttatCCTTTCAGTGCCTCCTCACCTCATCACCCAACCAGATCTACTGACATAATGtctctcattacaaaagaacaggcttctaatagataactataaaacaaaaccacctaAAATATAATAAGTtaaaactatcatatcaaagACTAGCCAGCAGAAAAAAGGGGCcccaaaagaaggcacaagaatcagacaCCCACTCATTTTCAtgttcaggagtcccataaaggTACTGAACTTAAAGTTGTCATATATGGTCAAGATCTGGAGCAGACCATGTAGGTCCTGTGATTGCTGctctagtctctgtgagttcatatgcttTGCTCAGTTGATAGAGCCTTGTGCTCCTAAGTTCTCTGTCCCTTTAGTCTCTCCCACacatcctgcctcctcttctatggGTTTCACTGAGCTATGAGGGGAGATATTTGATGGAGACATGTCATTCAGACCTGTGTATTCCAAGTTCTTTCTCAGTGtctaatgtctggctatgggtctctctatttgttcccattttctgaatgaggaaggaaggaattctcTCTAAGATTGACTTCATGAAGCAATGATCTATGAGGAgatcagaatatcattaggagccattttattttactttatattttagaCTTATAGTATTTAGTATTTCCCTAGGCTATCTAGATTCCTTTATTTTTGCCTTGGCAAGCACTGTCAGGTATGTGTTCAAACTCATGGACTGAGACTTCTGTAATATCAGACATCTGTTGTTTAATCCTGCAAGATTTGTACCTCAATTGCCTTATCATATTTTGCAGATAAATCAAAGGTTTTGTGATTGgttttgtatttacttttatcttttggtagcctgcagaatGCCTTTTCATGTGATAGACACTAGAATATAGGGGTAAAATTTCATTGTAGGTATCAGCTGGACcactccatgttcagtgagttttgggtgtgttgtcttcaacaatgaAGCATTGCTGTCAGTTTGTGTAGAGCAACAGCCCAGGTTGTTTGTGTATTTCCACGGGACccttttggttttcatttcaaaTGAATGAAACCTAGTCCCTGTATGGGAACGTTTGCTTTGGGTCATGAGATGGTCAGTTGGGGTTCCTTCTCCCTTATCATTTGGAGAATTCATTGAGATGTGTATGAGGCATTTGAGTAATGTTTGATCTTCAAAAGTGTCCACTAGTTTTCTGTACAGTACCATAATTGAGAAATGACCTGCCAAACACAAGTCTTTGGAAGTCATTTTGTATTTGGGCCATATGTATAAAAGGAACAGTTTTTGAGGGAAGATAATGCcataaggaaggaagaaaaatgcaCACAATAAAATGAAGTGAACTGGGAATCACAAGACAACAGTGGAAATGAGTTGATGAAATGTTCCCCAAAGCAAATGACAAAGACTCTATGTGTCAAGAGTATGGATTAGTGCCATAGAAGAGTTGTAAATGTCTAACACTTGAGTAATAAAGCATTTGGAGTAGAATATGAAGAACATATAGGATAATCTAAGATATTTGAGTTGTAAGGATACACAGAACAAAAGTATGGTAGACCCAGATGATTGAAAATGGTCTGAGGCCTATGAAGGAGCTTAAACTAATGAAAATATTGAGTCATTCAAAGAGTTTTCAGGGTGGAAAAGGGATGCAACAGAGACTGCTGAGGTACACTGACATGTAATGGATTTCTAAGTCACAATGATAGAAATACGGTGGCTAGAGACAGTGCTTTCACAATGAATCCATGAAGACTCTGAAACCTCCGCTAACCCTAGATATTGGTCTATAGTACAAACCACTAACTGTAATTCAGAGAGTATACAATATGAATAACATTTGCTCGGAATATAGGTCCCATGCATGCCCAGTTTTAGACACAGTAATAGCTGCCAACATGCATAAGTGTCTTCCAGATGTTGAGATCTGAATTTACAGCTGTGATGTAATGTCTGAGCCTGTCCTTGGAAGGGGCCCTACCTGATAAGACTCATTATTTTGTGTAATTCCTGTGCTATAATAAAGAAGATCTAACATTAGAGGGGTCCATGCTATGCTGAAATGTCTGGGAAACAGTGACTGACAGTCAAGATAGACAGAAGCTATAAACCTATCACTAGGATCTGTCCATTATACAAAAAACACTAAGTCTAATtagtgcttcctaaacaagcaTGAGTGCAGGATCATTCACTGAGTGTAGGAAACCTACCAGTGACTACAAACTCCAAATAGAATTATTGCCCTTTCCCCAGAAGCTATCACCTACCAATAGCTCATCAGTGAAGGGTTGAGCAAGAGAAGCTTCTGCACCATATAAGCATAGAattcttttagaaatatatatttttacttgaTGGTTATATTTAAGTGGGCCACTATGTGTACTGTATACATGCAATTACAATGGAAACCAGCAGAGGGCAATagattccctgaaactagagttatagatggttggcACTGAAAATGAAAACGGGGTCCTCTGCAAGCGCAGCAATTGCTCTTAGCAAACAtacctctctccagccctatacacAGTTATTAAATAGTCTATCATTCCTCTATTCACAGATCAGTTCAGGTTAttgaatataaatttatattcaaTATTGTTATATAAAGAATATTTATATTCAAGTTTGTTcaatataaagaatatttatattaaatacaaatattaagaaaattatatatttatatattcaatgTATAGGATAAGATccaatttttataaatatatctaGCATATATTTTTTCCTGCATTATGGATCTAAGTAATGATTATATATAAATCTGTATtagttacatatttttaaattattcattcatttttatgtgtttggttcttttgtttcatgtaagtctGTGTTGCTGGTACTCATATAGGCCAGAAAGGGTATccgattccctggaactggagttacagatgactgtgagtcatggtgtgggtgctaggagtcaAACACAGATCATTTTTGgaagcagccggtgctcttaaccactgagccacatctctagaacttatattagttaattttctatacCTGTGACAAAAATCCCTGAAAGAACAACTTGATAAATTTATTTTGGTTCTTGCTTTCATTGGGTTGGTGTAAATTTCCTTGACACACCATGCTTGTGGGGAACATCAGGACAGTAGGAGTGTGTGGTAGAGGAGTTTCCTCAGCTCTTTATAGACAGGTGATGGTAAGAAGAAGCACTGGGAACATGGTACATTGTCCAGAGTCACATCAACATTTTCCTGTTCAAGCTATGATGCAGATGCATCTCCAATATATTCTAATAGCTTCCTCCATCAGatgaggaccaaacattcaaagaaTGCACATGTGGGTAATGTTtaagtttcttctttctttttttaaaattttctgctactcctcatgctatccacagaaaccccctcttccctcctcccaccccctagcctttTTTCCCAAtccaccccacatccccaaatcccccaaatcgaggtctcccatggggagtcagcagagcccagcttactgagcctaggcaggtccatgccccttcccactgtaccaaggttgtgcaaggtgtcacaccacaggcaacagattcccagaagcctgctcatgcaccagggacagatcccaatcttcctgcctgggtgccccccaaacagttcgagccaaacaaccatattccatatccagagggcctagtccagtccgatgggggctccacagccaccagtccacagttcacggGTTTCCTCTAGTGTGGTCCATTATCTCTGCATgccctcccatcatgatcttgatgtccctcgcCTGCAATATCTCtcctcatcaattggattcccagaactcaggctggtgcctggccatggatctctgtatctgcctccatctgtcactggacgaaggctctatgatgacagctaggttattttctaggctggtcaccagagtagactggtccaggcacccgaTGGACCACTGCCAGCTGACCAatgtggggtcaaccttgtggacgCCTGAAAGCCTCACCAGCTcgctgcctcttcctattcccatgatgtcctcatctatcatggtatctccctccctgccctcccactctgtccctgttatAGCTTGACCCTTCCATTTCCCgatgttctcatctcccacttCTTACCCTCTGACACCCTCCCACACCCAATCcactcatatagatctcatccacttctcctttacaGGGTCATCCacgtgtccctcctagggtcttttcctgttagctagcctctctggagttgtaggtTGCAGTCTAGCCATCCCTTACCTCctatttagtatccacttatgagttagtacatactatatttgtccttctgagtctgggttacctcactcaagatgacattttctagatccatacatttgtctgcaaatttcgtGATACCATTGCTTTTTTACCAgggagtagtactccattgtgtatatgtgccacattttctttatccattcttcagttgaggggaatctagcctgtttccaggttctggctattatgaataatgctgatatgaacatagttgagcatgtgtccttgtggtaagattgagcattccttgggtatatgcccaagagtggtataactgggtcttgaggaagaattattcccaactttctgagaaaccgccatactgatttccagagtggctctacaagtttgcattcccaccaacagtggaggagtgttccccttgctccacatcctctccaacaaaagctatcttcagtgtttttgatcttagccattcttacaggtgtaagatgatacctcagagttgttttgatttgcacttccctgatgcctaaggatgttgaacaattccttaaatgtctttcagccatttgagattcttctgttgagaattctctgttaagctctgcagcccattttttaattggattgttcagtattttgatgacTAGCTTtttgggttctttatatattttgaagatcagccttctgtcagatgtggggttggtgaagatcttttcccattctgtattcTGTCGTTTAGTCTTATTgatcatgtcctttgctctacaaaagcttttcagtttcaggaagtcccatttattaattgttgctctcagtgtctgtgctactggtgttatattcagaaagtggtctcctgtgccaattcgttCCAGACtaattcctactttctcttctatcaagttcagtgtgactggatttatgttgaggtctttgatccacttggactaaagttttatgcatggtgacagatatggatctatttgcaatcttctgcatgttgacatccagttatgccagcaccatttgttgaagatgcttttttccccCATGGTATAGTTTTGGTtactttgtcgaaaatcatatgttcataggtgtctGGATGAATATTAGGGTCttctgtcaggagccaagtagcctaactgattctcatgggaaaaagctgtgtacccaaccttctgttaacagtttcaatagcaaccatttttcaacaagaccacagtatgtaccttttgatcgactccctgaaacataatggtttgctgtatggtccgttgatcaggccctggaacaaagagacctttttcctgaaccctaccttaccctaacttcctcctagtaactttccatacccctatctacttctcctagcttcTAGCATGTATAATCCtaattccccttgcaataaacgagaccttgaagcaactcagactgactttgtcttcctttatgcgtctggtctcctttctctctcacccccattgatctttcaggaggtgcctcctcgggtctcatcaaataacctggcctgcgggatgggtcaagtggcgcccaatgtggggctcgaGGCATGGTGACTTGCCAGATGACAGATAacagaaggggccccggagaggatcagggtagaaatgcccagaccgcatcactcgtgcaacgcgggagagtcttgaggtaagtgtgttgtcccatcgatcatgggcaaaaatttatctaaagaggctgtttttctaaaggagatgcaaggtaatcttagggagagaggaataagagttaaaaaaaaaggatttaataaaattcttccaatatgtggaggagaaatgtccctggttagtgattaatggaccaggaattcaccctttgacttgaaacaaggttggaaaagatattaacaaattactcagagaTGGGAAAAATGTCCCTGATGCCT includes:
- the LOC131902574 gene encoding vomeronasal type-1 receptor 4-like, producing MDFWNLTIRIIFLSQITIGIMGNFSLMFYYLVLYYRECTLKPTDLILVNLMAANVLIILCVGVPQTMAVWGWKQFLNDFGCKILLYIQGFSRSVSIWTTCLLSVFQAMTISPRKSYWKDCNIKVARYIGCYIAFLWVLNMLINFIFFRYPFFKMNSKNMTRKREFGFCSIVGHDEISDSLYATLAMCPEFFLSLLIVCSSASMIVVLYRHKQRVQHICSSHGSRRNMVESRATQNILVLVSTFLAFYTLSTILRTCIALLYSHNLWLVNITHLTSLSFPSFGPFVLKSHYSIVSRFSLAWLRKKVIS